A window of Argopecten irradians isolate NY chromosome 14, Ai_NY, whole genome shotgun sequence contains these coding sequences:
- the LOC138307226 gene encoding myosin essential light chain, striated adductor muscle — translation MPKLSQDEIDDLKDVFELFDFWDGRDGAVDAFKLGDVCRCLGINPRNEDVFAVGGTHKMGEKSLPFEEFLPAYEGLMDCEQGTFADYMEAFKTFDREGQGFISGAELRHVLTALGERLSDEDVDEIIKLTDLQEDLEGNVKYEDFVKKVMAGPYPDK, via the exons ATG CCGAAGCTTTCACAAGACGAAATCGACg ACCTGAAGGATGTTTTCGAACTTTTTGACTTCTGGGATGGTCGTGACGGAGCTGTCGACGCCTTCAAGCTCGGTGATGTGTGCAGGTGTTTGGGAATCAACCCCAGGAACGAGGATGTATTCGCCGTAGGAGGCACACACAAAATGG GCGAGAAGTCCCTTCCCTTCGAAGAATTCCTCCCCGCCTACGAGGGTCTCATGGATTGTGAACAGGGAACATTTGCCGACTACATGGAGGCTTTCAAGACTTTCGACAGGGAAGGACAAGGATTCATCTCCGGAGCCGAACTTAGGCACGTCCTCACCGCCTTGG GTGAGAGGTTGTCTGACGAGGACGTAGACGAAATCATCAAACTGACAGACTTACAGGAAGATTTGGAAGGAAACGTGAAATATGAAG acttCGTGAAGAAAGTGATGGCCGGCCCATACCCAGACAAATAA